From Halomicrobium zhouii, a single genomic window includes:
- a CDS encoding site-2 protease family protein gives MREYDVARVWGIPIRVHISLLVILPILAYLIGSGEQIGLYAGLIESLTGTSLDVAVLRQGNTPWVIGSVAAVALFVSVLLHELGHAWAAMRYDLDVESITLWILGGLANLGSIPREWKKEFWIAVAGPIVSVATGVVCYLALFAVPASADVTTFIVGWLAVTNLTLAVFNMLPAFPMDGGRVLRALLARNRPYVAATRTAARVGSAFAILFAVFGILPPIQPMFLLLALFIYGAANSESRMVALSDLLDGLTVGELASGTEASIDAGATVDELVSRMFADRRTQFVVTEDGTPIGVVSAVDFKALSPEERATTTIDALVERDLPRFDAGMAAFDALVELDGNRTTEALVEDAAGTRVITRADFAAAMEMRRLVGTHEPF, from the coding sequence ATGCGAGAGTACGACGTCGCGCGGGTCTGGGGCATCCCGATCCGCGTCCACATCTCCCTGCTGGTCATCCTCCCGATCCTCGCGTACCTGATCGGGAGCGGCGAGCAGATCGGGCTGTACGCGGGGCTCATCGAATCGCTCACGGGCACGTCACTCGACGTGGCGGTCCTCCGGCAGGGGAACACGCCGTGGGTCATCGGCAGCGTCGCCGCCGTCGCCCTGTTCGTCAGCGTCCTGCTGCACGAACTGGGCCACGCGTGGGCGGCGATGCGCTACGACCTCGACGTCGAGTCGATCACGCTGTGGATCCTCGGCGGCCTGGCCAACCTCGGCTCGATCCCCAGGGAGTGGAAGAAGGAGTTCTGGATCGCCGTCGCGGGCCCGATAGTCAGCGTAGCCACCGGCGTCGTCTGCTACCTGGCGCTGTTCGCGGTGCCCGCCTCGGCCGACGTGACCACGTTCATCGTCGGCTGGCTGGCGGTGACGAACCTCACCCTCGCGGTGTTCAACATGCTCCCGGCGTTCCCGATGGACGGCGGGCGCGTCCTCCGCGCGCTGCTGGCGCGGAACCGACCCTACGTCGCGGCGACCAGGACGGCCGCTCGCGTCGGCTCCGCGTTCGCCATCCTCTTCGCGGTCTTCGGCATCCTCCCGCCGATCCAGCCGATGTTCCTCCTGCTGGCGCTGTTCATCTACGGCGCGGCCAACAGCGAGTCCCGGATGGTCGCGCTGTCGGACCTGCTCGATGGGCTCACCGTCGGCGAACTCGCCAGCGGGACCGAGGCCAGCATCGACGCCGGCGCGACCGTCGACGAACTCGTCTCGCGGATGTTCGCCGACCGGCGGACCCAGTTCGTCGTCACCGAGGACGGGACCCCCATCGGCGTGGTGTCGGCGGTCGACTTCAAGGCGCTCTCACCGGAGGAGCGGGCCACGACGACCATCGACGCGCTCGTCGAGCGCGACCTGCCGCGCTTCGACGCGGGGATGGCCGCCTTCGACGCGCTGGTCGAACTCGACGGGAACCGGACGACCGAGGCGCTCGTCGAGGACGCCGCTGGAACCCGGGTCATCACCCGTGCCGACTTCGCCGCCGCCATGGAGATGCGCCGGCTGGTCGGCACCCACGAGCCGTTCTGA
- a CDS encoding GNAT family N-acetyltransferase, producing the protein MSPAFPDEPADSFPRPPRSFADGAGRTIDVERASDADAADLLAMYREFDPADRAQGIPPVQDEAIEQWLDTILAEDCVNVVARYDGAAVGHATLVPDGDIGYELAIFVLSEYQGAGIGTELVETLLGLGQAEGIEKVWLTVERWNDPAIALYKTVGFETSDAERFELEMGIRI; encoded by the coding sequence ATGAGCCCGGCATTCCCCGACGAGCCGGCCGACTCGTTCCCGCGACCACCCCGGTCGTTCGCGGACGGCGCCGGCCGGACGATCGACGTCGAGCGCGCGTCGGACGCCGACGCGGCGGACCTGCTCGCGATGTACCGCGAGTTCGACCCCGCCGACCGCGCCCAGGGCATCCCGCCGGTACAGGACGAGGCCATCGAGCAGTGGCTCGACACCATCCTCGCCGAGGACTGCGTCAACGTCGTCGCCCGCTACGACGGCGCCGCCGTCGGCCACGCGACGCTCGTCCCCGACGGCGACATCGGCTACGAACTCGCCATCTTCGTCCTCTCGGAGTACCAGGGCGCCGGTATCGGCACCGAGCTCGTCGAGACGTTGCTCGGCCTGGGCCAGGCCGAAGGCATCGAGAAGGTGTGGCTCACCGTCGAGCGCTGGAACGACCCCGCCATCGCGCTGTACAAGACCGTCGGCTTCGAGACGAGCGACGCCGAACGGTTCGAACTCGAGATGGGCATTCGGATCTGA
- a CDS encoding universal stress protein gives MDVDLVLAPVDGSDQSERAIEYAITVADAYDADVHLLFVLDERLVKAIDEGAVDADTVAEDHREFTEMVRGRLDSDGVGGNLDTSTAAGFSPTSLRQSPGSVILDVAEAIEADFLVVPREPGSNETDEAIGRAALYVIEYASQPVLSV, from the coding sequence ATGGACGTGGATCTCGTACTCGCGCCGGTCGACGGCAGCGACCAGTCCGAGCGCGCCATCGAGTACGCGATCACCGTCGCGGACGCCTACGACGCCGACGTCCACCTCCTGTTCGTCCTCGACGAGCGCCTCGTGAAGGCCATCGACGAGGGCGCCGTCGACGCCGACACCGTCGCCGAGGACCACCGCGAGTTCACCGAGATGGTCCGGGGGCGCCTCGACTCCGACGGCGTCGGCGGGAACCTCGACACCTCCACCGCCGCTGGGTTCTCGCCGACCAGCCTGCGCCAGTCCCCCGGCAGCGTTATCCTCGACGTCGCCGAGGCCATCGAGGCCGACTTCCTCGTGGTGCCCCGCGAACCGGGCAGCAACGAGACCGACGAGGCCATCGGCCGGGCCGCGCTGTACGTCATCGAGTACGCCAGCCAGCCCGTGCTGTCGGTGTAG
- a CDS encoding NUDIX domain-containing protein, which produces MTETPVVTVFLRNGGDVLLLRRSDAVGSYPGKWGGVAGHVADDEGRDRSPEAAARAEIAEETELDSGDVTLVRAGDPFPVDDPERDDRWLVHPFLFECGSRAVEPNEETTEYEWVPPTAILRRKTVPALWTSYDRVRPRVATVREDSEHGSAWLSIRALEVLRDEAALAATARSPGKHERREANGDDWNGVAELARRLRDARPSMAVVANRVNRAMAAASEGETRSPAAVEAAASEGIDRALSGDDAAAANAAERLPDRVATLSRSGTVLAAIREAEPDAVLVAESRPGREGVVVAEALAADCEVTLTTDAAFPFELDAWDADALVVGADRVLPDGRVVNKVGTRAAALAAPDDCPCYVVAASDKVATDETVDLEERDATEVYDGDATVRVANPTFDVTPAGAVDAVITEDRVLDAEDVARVVEEHQVRADWD; this is translated from the coding sequence ATGACCGAGACGCCCGTCGTCACCGTCTTCCTCCGGAACGGCGGCGACGTCCTCCTGCTCCGGCGGAGCGACGCAGTCGGGTCCTACCCCGGGAAGTGGGGCGGCGTCGCCGGCCACGTCGCCGACGACGAGGGCCGAGACCGTTCCCCCGAGGCGGCCGCCCGCGCCGAGATAGCGGAGGAAACCGAACTCGACTCCGGGGACGTCACCCTCGTCCGCGCTGGCGACCCGTTCCCCGTCGACGACCCCGAGCGCGACGACCGCTGGCTCGTCCACCCGTTCCTGTTCGAGTGCGGCTCGCGGGCCGTCGAGCCGAACGAGGAGACGACCGAGTACGAGTGGGTCCCGCCGACGGCAATTCTCCGCCGAAAGACCGTCCCAGCGCTGTGGACATCCTACGACCGCGTCCGGCCGCGCGTCGCGACTGTGCGCGAGGACAGCGAACACGGGTCAGCCTGGCTCTCGATTCGGGCGCTCGAAGTCCTGCGCGACGAGGCGGCCCTGGCAGCGACTGCGCGATCCCCAGGCAAACACGAACGACGGGAGGCCAACGGCGACGACTGGAACGGGGTGGCCGAACTGGCCCGCCGGCTGCGCGACGCACGCCCGTCGATGGCCGTCGTCGCTAACCGCGTGAATCGTGCGATGGCCGCTGCGAGCGAGGGGGAGACGCGGTCCCCAGCAGCGGTCGAAGCCGCTGCGAGCGAAGGCATCGACCGGGCGCTGTCGGGCGACGACGCGGCCGCCGCGAACGCCGCCGAGCGACTTCCGGACCGCGTCGCGACGCTCTCTCGCTCGGGCACCGTCCTCGCGGCGATTCGGGAAGCCGAACCGGACGCCGTCCTCGTCGCCGAGTCGCGCCCGGGCCGCGAGGGCGTCGTCGTCGCCGAGGCACTGGCCGCCGACTGCGAGGTGACGCTCACGACGGACGCCGCGTTCCCCTTCGAACTCGACGCCTGGGACGCCGACGCGCTCGTCGTGGGCGCTGACCGGGTGCTCCCCGACGGTCGCGTCGTCAACAAGGTCGGCACCCGGGCGGCGGCGCTCGCCGCGCCCGACGACTGCCCCTGCTACGTCGTCGCCGCGAGCGACAAGGTGGCGACCGACGAGACGGTCGACCTGGAGGAACGGGACGCTACGGAGGTGTACGACGGCGACGCGACCGTTCGAGTGGCGAACCCCACGTTCGACGTGACGCCCGCCGGTGCGGTCGACGCGGTGATCACCGAGGACAGGGTGCTCGACGCCGAAGACGTCGCCCGGGTCGTGGAGGAACACCAGGTGCGAGCCGACTGGGACTGA
- a CDS encoding coenzyme F420-0:L-glutamate ligase, with product MELFAVEGLPEVRPGDDLAALIGERVDLRPDDVVCVASTVVSKAEGRQADLADFPAGERAREIAAQIADLAGEEKDPRFAQAVLEESEELVLESPFLLAVTHFGHTTVNAGIDRSNVPDADLLLLPEDPTASAERIRAGLADALGVATDGSGGNDASDGGPGDDAPAVVVTDTSGRPFRQGQRAVALGWAGIPAARDWRGEHDRDGREMGVTVQAVVDELAGAANLVTGEGDGGTPVAVVRDFAFGDHAGHDDLYRDPDQDLVRQALREWTYESETT from the coding sequence ATGGAGCTGTTCGCGGTCGAGGGATTGCCGGAGGTCCGCCCTGGCGACGACCTGGCGGCGCTGATCGGCGAGCGGGTCGACCTGCGGCCCGACGACGTCGTCTGCGTGGCCAGCACCGTCGTCTCCAAGGCGGAGGGCCGCCAGGCCGACCTGGCGGACTTCCCGGCCGGCGAGCGCGCCCGTGAGATCGCGGCCCAGATCGCCGACCTCGCCGGCGAGGAGAAGGACCCACGCTTCGCCCAGGCCGTCCTCGAGGAGAGCGAGGAACTGGTGCTGGAATCGCCCTTCCTGCTGGCCGTCACGCACTTCGGTCACACGACGGTCAACGCCGGCATCGACCGCTCGAACGTCCCCGACGCCGACCTGCTGTTGCTCCCCGAGGACCCCACGGCGAGCGCCGAACGAATCCGGGCGGGACTCGCCGACGCGCTCGGCGTCGCCACTGACGGGAGCGGCGGGAACGATGCGAGCGACGGCGGTCCCGGGGACGACGCACCGGCCGTCGTCGTCACGGACACCTCTGGTCGTCCGTTCCGCCAGGGCCAGCGCGCAGTCGCGCTGGGCTGGGCCGGCATCCCCGCCGCTCGCGACTGGCGCGGCGAGCACGACCGCGACGGCCGGGAGATGGGCGTCACCGTCCAGGCCGTCGTCGACGAACTCGCCGGCGCCGCCAACCTCGTGACCGGCGAGGGCGACGGCGGCACCCCGGTCGCCGTCGTGCGAGACTTCGCGTTCGGCGACCACGCCGGGCACGACGACCTCTACCGCGACCCCGACCAGGACCTGGTCCGCCAGGCGCTGCGCGAGTGGACCTACGAATCAGAAACTACCTGA
- a CDS encoding universal stress protein — MQVLLGVGGTPLSYQALDETIARAQEAGDELTVAVFASDAADASRDEIEERVRETLAETDVPSTVRHVEGDPGSDLVTIANRESFDRIVLGSGERSPLGKIQLGSVAEFVLLNAQTPVTLVR, encoded by the coding sequence ATGCAAGTCCTACTCGGCGTCGGGGGCACCCCTCTCTCCTACCAGGCCCTCGACGAGACGATCGCGCGAGCGCAGGAGGCCGGCGACGAACTCACCGTGGCGGTGTTCGCGAGCGACGCGGCCGACGCGAGCCGAGACGAGATCGAAGAGCGCGTCCGCGAGACGCTGGCGGAGACGGACGTCCCGTCGACGGTTCGCCACGTCGAGGGCGACCCCGGCTCGGACCTGGTGACCATCGCCAACCGGGAGTCCTTCGACCGTATCGTCCTCGGGAGCGGGGAGCGCAGCCCGCTCGGCAAGATCCAGCTCGGCTCCGTCGCGGAGTTCGTCCTCCTGAACGCCCAGACACCGGTGACTCTCGTCCGATGA
- a CDS encoding 5,10-methylenetetrahydromethanopterin reductase, with product MYAIELTPERPVAALTADAVAAEAAGFDAVFAAHHYNNRDQFVALSSMAQATDSIAVGPGIANPYETHPVTLASRVATLDEVSDGRAIFGVGPGDASTLRNLGFDHDRPLRRVLETFEVARRLWRGERVDHDGTFEAHDAGLNYEVGEIPVYVGAQGPHMTRMGAKRADGVLYNGAHPKDLEWAAEQVGKGVDAGDRDRSDVDLAAYASVSVAEEETAARDAARMPVAFITAGAPGPVLSRHGLDQELADAIGQSISAGAFREAGGQVSDAMIDAFCIAGTPETVAERTDALLEHADSVVFASPLGPDVSEAIDLLATALPN from the coding sequence ATGTACGCCATCGAACTCACCCCCGAACGTCCAGTCGCAGCGCTGACCGCCGACGCCGTCGCCGCCGAGGCCGCCGGCTTCGACGCGGTCTTCGCCGCCCACCACTACAACAACCGCGACCAGTTCGTGGCGCTATCCTCGATGGCGCAGGCCACCGACTCCATCGCCGTCGGGCCGGGCATCGCCAACCCCTACGAGACCCACCCGGTGACGCTGGCCTCGCGAGTCGCGACGCTGGACGAGGTGTCCGACGGCCGCGCGATCTTCGGTGTCGGTCCGGGGGACGCCTCGACGCTGCGGAACCTCGGCTTCGACCACGACCGGCCGCTCCGGCGCGTGCTGGAGACGTTCGAGGTCGCCCGGCGACTGTGGCGGGGCGAGCGCGTCGACCACGACGGCACCTTCGAGGCCCACGACGCCGGCCTGAACTACGAGGTCGGCGAGATTCCGGTGTACGTCGGCGCCCAGGGCCCCCACATGACGCGGATGGGCGCCAAGCGGGCCGACGGCGTCCTCTACAACGGCGCCCACCCGAAAGACCTGGAATGGGCCGCAGAACAGGTGGGGAAAGGGGTCGACGCGGGCGACCGCGACCGGAGCGACGTCGACCTGGCGGCCTACGCCAGCGTCTCGGTCGCCGAGGAGGAGACCGCGGCCCGCGACGCCGCCCGGATGCCAGTCGCGTTCATCACTGCGGGGGCGCCGGGCCCGGTGCTTTCCCGTCACGGACTCGACCAGGAACTGGCCGACGCTATCGGGCAGTCTATCTCAGCCGGGGCGTTCCGCGAGGCGGGCGGCCAGGTGAGCGACGCGATGATAGACGCCTTTTGCATCGCGGGCACCCCAGAAACAGTGGCCGAGCGCACCGACGCGCTCCTCGAACACGCGGACAGCGTCGTCTTCGCGTCGCCGCTGGGACCGGACGTGAGCGAGGCTATCGACCTGCTTGCGACGGCGCTCCCGAACTGA
- a CDS encoding NADP-dependent oxidoreductase, whose protein sequence is MPDRNRKFLLAQRPEGKPDDDTFELVEGDVPEPGPGEVLVRTVYLSVDPYMRGRMRDAESYAEPWDVDEPLKGAVVGEVVESNGGGFEAGDVVTGDLEWADYATAPGSELTAVDPDLAPISTATSVLGMTGRTAFFGTREVAQPTAGDTFVVSGAAGAVGSVAGQIAKMAGARVVGFTGSDEKVEFLEDELGFDAAINYKEADDYVAALAEAAPDGVDAYFDNVGGPITDAVFQHLNLDARVAVCGQISQYNAEEMPTGPRKLGQLIGKRATVEGFLVWDFHARFEQANQQLAEWVQSGDLQYRETVIEGLANAPDAFVGLFEGENVGKQLVKVGEEPDAA, encoded by the coding sequence ATGCCGGATCGAAACAGGAAGTTCCTGCTGGCGCAGCGTCCCGAAGGCAAGCCCGACGACGACACCTTCGAACTGGTCGAGGGCGACGTCCCCGAGCCGGGTCCCGGCGAAGTGCTCGTGCGAACCGTCTACCTCTCGGTCGACCCGTACATGCGCGGGCGGATGCGCGACGCCGAGTCCTACGCGGAGCCCTGGGATGTGGACGAACCGCTGAAGGGAGCCGTGGTCGGCGAAGTCGTCGAGTCCAACGGCGGCGGTTTCGAGGCGGGCGACGTCGTCACCGGCGACCTAGAGTGGGCCGACTACGCCACCGCGCCGGGGAGCGAACTCACGGCGGTCGACCCGGATCTGGCGCCCATCTCGACGGCGACGAGCGTCCTCGGGATGACGGGCCGGACGGCCTTCTTCGGCACACGGGAAGTGGCCCAGCCGACAGCCGGCGACACGTTCGTCGTCTCCGGGGCGGCAGGGGCCGTCGGCTCCGTGGCAGGCCAGATCGCGAAGATGGCCGGCGCCCGCGTCGTCGGCTTCACCGGCTCCGACGAGAAGGTCGAATTTCTGGAGGACGAACTCGGCTTCGACGCGGCGATCAATTACAAGGAGGCCGACGACTACGTGGCCGCGCTGGCGGAGGCCGCGCCCGACGGCGTCGACGCCTACTTCGACAACGTCGGCGGCCCGATCACCGACGCCGTCTTCCAGCACCTGAACCTGGACGCACGCGTCGCCGTCTGCGGCCAGATATCCCAGTACAACGCCGAAGAGATGCCGACCGGCCCGCGAAAACTCGGGCAGCTGATCGGCAAGCGCGCGACGGTCGAGGGCTTTCTCGTCTGGGACTTCCACGCGCGCTTCGAGCAGGCGAACCAGCAGCTCGCCGAGTGGGTCCAGTCCGGTGACCTCCAGTACCGTGAGACGGTCATCGAGGGCCTGGCAAACGCGCCCGACGCCTTCGTCGGGCTGTTCGAGGGCGAGAACGTCGGCAAACAGCTCGTGAAGGTCGGCGAGGAACCGGACGCGGCGTAG
- a CDS encoding DUF2061 domain-containing protein yields the protein METHRRSIVKAASYRLFATSVVFLIAFAYTGQLGSSAKI from the coding sequence GTGGAGACCCATCGACGGTCGATAGTCAAGGCCGCGTCCTACCGACTGTTCGCCACCTCCGTGGTGTTCCTGATCGCCTTCGCGTACACGGGCCAGCTGGGGTCGTCCGCGAAGATCTGA
- a CDS encoding metallophosphoesterase family protein, which yields MNVAIVSDTHVPSRAQRIPEEFRELIDEADHVIHAGDFDAESTIADVRELASELTAVRGNTDPQVGLPAVASVELGGVEFVATHGAGSARGYEDRVANAARQHGSDGAIAVSGHTHEMTDRTHRGVRILNPGSATGASPATRATMMTADVADGAIDVTVHEL from the coding sequence ATGAACGTCGCCATCGTCAGCGACACGCACGTCCCCTCCAGAGCCCAGCGCATTCCAGAGGAGTTCCGCGAACTGATCGATGAGGCGGACCACGTCATCCACGCCGGCGATTTCGACGCGGAGAGCACTATCGCCGACGTCCGGGAGTTAGCGAGCGAACTCACCGCAGTGCGGGGGAACACGGACCCGCAGGTGGGTCTTCCTGCGGTCGCGTCGGTCGAACTGGGTGGCGTCGAGTTCGTCGCGACCCACGGCGCAGGGTCGGCGCGGGGCTACGAGGACCGGGTGGCGAACGCGGCGCGCCAGCACGGCAGCGACGGCGCCATCGCCGTCTCGGGGCACACCCACGAGATGACGGACAGGACCCACCGCGGCGTCCGGATCCTCAATCCGGGGAGCGCGACGGGGGCGTCGCCGGCGACCAGGGCGACGATGATGACCGCCGACGTCGCGGACGGCGCCATCGACGTGACCGTGCACGAGCTGTAG
- a CDS encoding DUF998 domain-containing protein — MNGNVDRARTIAGLALVGVGIVSTLGIVTAEALYPGYSTAEETISALGASIGPAGLVQPSATIFNGAMILSGLLTLVAAYGIDRVYDHRWLTAVVALSGLGVAGVGIFPADQPAPHFVAAFLAFGAGGLSAIAAAVVVRRPFSYLSAGLGVVSLGGLVLFVALGGSTPLGIGGLERWITYPTQIWVTAFGGYLLGTGDHEP; from the coding sequence ATGAACGGGAACGTCGACCGGGCCCGGACGATAGCGGGACTCGCGCTCGTGGGCGTGGGCATCGTCTCGACGCTGGGGATCGTCACCGCCGAAGCCCTGTATCCGGGCTACAGCACCGCCGAAGAGACCATCAGCGCGCTGGGGGCGTCGATCGGACCGGCGGGGCTCGTCCAGCCCTCCGCCACGATTTTCAACGGCGCCATGATCCTCTCGGGGCTGCTCACGCTGGTCGCCGCCTACGGGATCGACCGGGTGTACGACCACCGCTGGCTGACCGCCGTCGTGGCTCTCAGCGGGCTCGGCGTCGCCGGCGTCGGGATCTTCCCGGCGGATCAGCCGGCACCCCACTTCGTCGCCGCCTTCCTCGCCTTCGGCGCCGGCGGGCTGTCGGCCATCGCCGCCGCGGTCGTCGTTCGGCGGCCGTTCAGCTATCTCTCGGCCGGCCTGGGCGTCGTCTCGCTCGGCGGCCTCGTCCTGTTCGTCGCACTCGGCGGGTCGACCCCGCTCGGCATCGGCGGCCTCGAACGCTGGATCACCTATCCGACCCAGATCTGGGTGACCGCCTTCGGCGGGTACCTCCTGGGGACCGGCGATCACGAACCGTGA
- a CDS encoding DUF5806 family protein, protein MDGDTADAHDDTPDADDADADDIGASGDEDAEDLASGGETDDAGPAPGDGDSFRRDEPLPVDDDQAEDDGVDESAAVQAAQELVESERAGETADGQETADATDEAGDADSSEAEAGQEPGDADGVEEPAADVPDDVRKYDRFKKIDGGTYDRANEFLRDRTYITAREWAMARLCADFRTETGVEMTKIGENLPELVPFMTDTYTPQAVNQARAAFEEKVRKAGATFLYGAMCDFFTAEELDDVMYEATEVAKFLLEVEGVELSVEEELAAEDHISEVMRDVREHSAALRHDEVTCPECGHEIHADD, encoded by the coding sequence GTGGACGGTGATACCGCCGACGCGCACGACGATACTCCCGATGCGGACGACGCTGATGCGGACGACATCGGCGCGTCTGGCGACGAGGACGCGGAAGACCTCGCGTCCGGTGGCGAGACCGACGACGCAGGTCCGGCGCCCGGCGACGGCGACAGCTTCCGTCGCGACGAACCGCTACCGGTCGACGACGACCAGGCCGAGGACGACGGGGTCGACGAGTCGGCCGCCGTCCAGGCCGCCCAGGAACTCGTCGAGAGCGAGCGGGCCGGCGAGACGGCCGACGGTCAGGAAACGGCGGACGCCACCGACGAGGCCGGGGACGCCGATTCGAGCGAAGCCGAGGCGGGCCAGGAACCGGGCGACGCCGACGGCGTCGAGGAGCCCGCCGCGGACGTCCCTGACGACGTCCGCAAGTACGACCGGTTCAAGAAGATCGACGGCGGGACCTACGACCGGGCCAACGAGTTCCTGCGGGACCGCACGTACATCACCGCCCGCGAGTGGGCGATGGCCCGGCTCTGTGCGGACTTCCGCACCGAGACGGGCGTCGAGATGACGAAGATCGGCGAGAACCTCCCGGAACTGGTGCCGTTCATGACGGACACCTACACGCCCCAGGCGGTCAACCAGGCCCGGGCCGCCTTCGAGGAGAAAGTCAGGAAAGCGGGCGCGACCTTCCTCTACGGCGCGATGTGCGACTTCTTCACCGCCGAGGAACTCGACGACGTGATGTACGAGGCCACGGAGGTCGCGAAGTTCCTGCTGGAGGTCGAGGGCGTCGAACTGAGCGTTGAGGAAGAACTCGCCGCCGAGGACCACATCTCCGAGGTCATGCGCGACGTCCGCGAACACTCCGCCGCGTTGCGCCACGACGAGGTCACCTGTCCCGAGTGCGGCCACGAGATCCACGCCGACGACTAG
- a CDS encoding D-2-hydroxyacid dehydrogenase: MSDTDVLVLRRGTHGMPAVDYADALRERLPDHTVHVARTPREEREFAAGARVISSTDVDPALVDRAERLELFAGVAAGYDHLPLDELASRGVAVTNASGIHAPNIAEQVLAYILGFTRNMHVAAERQERREWRHFQAGELKDSVVTVVGLGAIGQAVVQRLEGFDVNTIGVRYSPEKGGPTDEVVGFDEDAIHEALSRTDHLVVAAPLTDETEGLIGEAEFETLPPHSYLVNVGRGAIVDTDALVSAIRTNAIAGAGLDVTDPEPLPADHPLWSFGNVTITPHNAGHSPEHWERLADIVAGNVRKLDDDADPADLENIVRKPE; the protein is encoded by the coding sequence CGCCGTCGACTACGCCGACGCGCTCAGGGAACGCCTGCCGGACCACACCGTCCACGTCGCCCGGACCCCCAGAGAGGAGCGGGAGTTCGCCGCCGGCGCCAGGGTCATCTCGTCGACGGACGTCGACCCCGCCCTGGTCGACCGGGCCGAGCGCCTGGAGCTGTTCGCCGGCGTCGCCGCCGGCTACGACCACCTCCCGCTCGACGAACTCGCCTCGCGGGGCGTCGCCGTCACGAACGCCTCCGGCATCCACGCGCCGAACATCGCCGAGCAGGTGCTGGCCTACATCCTCGGATTCACCCGCAACATGCATGTCGCCGCCGAGCGCCAGGAACGGCGCGAGTGGCGCCACTTCCAGGCGGGCGAACTGAAGGACAGCGTCGTCACGGTCGTCGGCCTCGGCGCCATCGGCCAGGCCGTCGTCCAGCGACTCGAGGGGTTCGACGTGAACACCATCGGCGTCCGCTACTCCCCCGAGAAGGGCGGCCCGACCGACGAGGTGGTCGGCTTCGACGAGGACGCCATCCACGAGGCACTGTCCCGGACGGACCACCTCGTCGTCGCCGCGCCGCTGACCGACGAGACCGAGGGCCTGATCGGCGAGGCGGAGTTCGAGACGCTCCCGCCCCACTCCTACCTCGTCAACGTCGGCCGCGGCGCCATCGTCGACACCGACGCGCTCGTCTCGGCGATTCGCACGAACGCCATCGCCGGTGCCGGCCTCGACGTCACCGACCCGGAACCGCTCCCGGCGGACCACCCGCTGTGGAGCTTCGGCAACGTCACCATCACGCCCCACAACGCGGGCCACAGCCCGGAACACTGGGAGCGCCTCGCCGACATCGTCGCCGGCAACGTCCGCAAACTCGACGACGACGCGGACCCCGCCGACCTCGAAAACATCGTCCGGAAGCCCGAGTAA
- a CDS encoding DUF7573 domain-containing protein — MPDDASLEDFLDADDQEAESNHDRETATLGVSAPDAVESGDGADSPDGESDATECDDQAVPAVDDEATEQPTDPAVATYDWTPGGAACAACAATAERRWRDEAGFVCEDCKDW, encoded by the coding sequence ATGCCCGACGACGCCTCGCTGGAGGACTTTCTCGACGCCGACGACCAGGAGGCCGAATCGAACCACGACCGCGAGACGGCGACTTTGGGCGTCTCAGCGCCCGACGCTGTGGAGAGTGGTGACGGCGCGGATAGTCCGGACGGCGAGAGCGACGCTACCGAGTGCGACGACCAGGCAGTTCCTGCGGTAGACGACGAAGCGACCGAACAGCCCACCGACCCGGCGGTCGCGACCTACGACTGGACGCCGGGTGGTGCCGCCTGCGCGGCGTGTGCGGCGACCGCCGAGCGCCGGTGGCGCGACGAGGCGGGCTTCGTCTGCGAGGATTGCAAGGACTGGTGA